TTGCCACATTGCCCCCTAAATATGCGATGCAGCGGATCGTCGTTGATGGGATAACGATTGACGTCGACCATTTGCTAAATGTGGATGACAAGAAGGGCGTCGCCTATTTTGCATCTCCAGCCGGCATCGTCACAACATCAATCGATAAGTTGGACGCCATTCTCTGGTGAGAAGTACACAAAAAGCCCGCAAAGCGGAATACTGCTTTGCGGGCTCAATGATTCTCCTGCTTTATTAAAATCGTTCGTCATCCCATTTTCTGCGCATCGTCGGCTCGTCAACGAATTCATCTTGCACGTCGACTTCACCCGATTGCTCGAAATGGGCCTCTTCCCGTTTAACTGTTTCATTTACCGTTTCAATATCTTCCACTTGTCGTTTGCCGACGACGATTTCCTCGGAAACATACGGTTTCTTCGTCACTTCCAGACGCTCCTCAGTAATCGGCACCCGAATCGTTTCATCGTCCTGCATCATTTTAAATTCATCGACATCCGATTCGTATTCATTTACAGGACGGCGCTCGACATATACTTCTTCCCGCATGACAGGGACGTCGAAGGATTGTACTTCTTCCACAACGTCTTTATGGAGCGAGACTTCGCCTCTTTCGACCTCTTCCTTATCCACGCTGAGTCGTTCTTCACGCAGACGCATTTTTTCCTCCTGCATCTTCCGGTCGAGTTCGTGGGTTTCGTTATAGCGGTTCTGAACCCCGTAATAGTTGTTCGGAGGTGTTTCATAGTCCGAGTGGCTGCGCAACGCTTCACCGCCGACCCTTCCGAATGTCTCATCCGATCCGTCATGCAGATGGGAGTCTTGGAATGCACCTGAAGAATATTGGGATCGGTGCAATTCATTCTCCTCAAACTCAGAGACGCGGTTTGCGCCTAAGTTCGGATCGACGCCATCACCAACAATGCCGAAGCTTCCATCGCTTTTCGTGCGAAGTCGGTTCAATTCACCTTCATCGACATAGAGCAGCTTTCCGCCATTTTGAATTTCATTATAGTAATTGTCCATATCGCCATCAGGGACGCCGGCTTCGTGTAGCATGCTGCGGACATGGTTTTCACCGGTCAGGAAATTCATGAAACGGTCAAACCAAGATTCCGGGGTCGTCTGTACATCCCCGTATTTCATACCTTGGAACATCGTCACGTCCGAATCATCTTGCGCAATGACATAAATATTTTCTCCATCGATTCCTTGAGTTTTCAAGTCATCTATTTTCGTCATCAATTCCGAGTCGTTGTGATACATACCGATAAATTTTTTATCATTCATGTAAGATCTCTCCTTCTCTTTGATTGATGGTACTGTCTTATAGATACCCAATCTTACAGGATGAAAACTTCTGAGTATGAAAGATAAGCTATGCAAATAATTAGGAATATACTAATATTGATAGAATAGGGGGGGAGAAAGTTCATGCATAAGAAAGCAACTGTTTTCATAATGATATTTTGTTTATTCATCACTTTTCATACTGCGTCAGCAACTTCGGAATCCAAAGGTTCGACCGGAAAAGCTGATGAGTTGCACTTCGCAATCAGTGTGCCGGTTACAAACGTATGGCGCGTGCCGAATAAAACGCGCAAGATTGATGCAGTTTCAATTGCAGCAAACCCAGATATGACAAAATGGACGAAAGGCTTGACAGTGGCGGATAAAAATTGGCTGATCGGCCGAACCGATACGCAAGCACTGTACGGGGATCATGTGGAAGTGTTGAAATCGAGCGGGGACTGGCACTATATTGCAATCGCCGACCAGTTCAACAAAGGCCAAGCGAAAGGCTATGAGGGATGGGTGCCGAAATCGCATGTGCAAGCCTATTCCCCAGTAGACTCCGATTTGGAAATCGCAGTCGTCACGGCGAAAATCGCTTCCTTATACAACGAGCCGAAACTCCATGACAAATATAAATTCATCGATATTAGCTATACGACGATCCTCCACGTTGTGAAGGAGGAAAGGGATTGGCTGCAAGTGCAGACGAAAATGGATGGCTTGAAATATGTCCGCAAGAAGGACGTGAAAGTGTACGCCGATTTCGCATCCATTCCAAAGCCAACTCAAAAAGAACTCGTCGACAGCGCCAAACAATATATAGGCCTGCCGTATTTGTGGGCA
The genomic region above belongs to Sporosarcina sp. Marseille-Q4943 and contains:
- a CDS encoding YsnF/AvaK domain-containing protein: MNDKKFIGMYHNDSELMTKIDDLKTQGIDGENIYVIAQDDSDVTMFQGMKYGDVQTTPESWFDRFMNFLTGENHVRSMLHEAGVPDGDMDNYYNEIQNGGKLLYVDEGELNRLRTKSDGSFGIVGDGVDPNLGANRVSEFEENELHRSQYSSGAFQDSHLHDGSDETFGRVGGEALRSHSDYETPPNNYYGVQNRYNETHELDRKMQEEKMRLREERLSVDKEEVERGEVSLHKDVVEEVQSFDVPVMREEVYVERRPVNEYESDVDEFKMMQDDETIRVPITEERLEVTKKPYVSEEIVVGKRQVEDIETVNETVKREEAHFEQSGEVDVQDEFVDEPTMRRKWDDERF
- a CDS encoding C40 family peptidase, which codes for MHKKATVFIMIFCLFITFHTASATSESKGSTGKADELHFAISVPVTNVWRVPNKTRKIDAVSIAANPDMTKWTKGLTVADKNWLIGRTDTQALYGDHVEVLKSSGDWHYIAIADQFNKGQAKGYEGWVPKSHVQAYSPVDSDLEIAVVTAKIASLYNEPKLHDKYKFIDISYTTILHVVKEERDWLQVQTKMDGLKYVRKKDVKVYADFASIPKPTQKELVDSAKQYIGLPYLWAGVSAYGFDCSGLMYSVYKNHGILIPRDSSVQATHGTAVKRKDLQPGDLMFFAHNKGKGKVYHVSMYIGDGKMVHAPNSSRKVDIVSINSGVYKTNYAGARRYLK